A genomic region of Streptomyces sp. R33 contains the following coding sequences:
- a CDS encoding RICIN domain-containing protein has protein sequence MSLWTSLEPASATVDPGGSTTVRLRLRNTGDVVDEYLFEPVGDIAPWTTVEPATLRLYPGTTGTVELTFAPPRTPDATAGPNPYAVRITPTEHPEAVTVPEGNLTITPFTEVRAELVPPTVKGRFRGRPRLAIDNVGNTTLTASISGSDNGDELSYDIRPSNVQIQPGRAAFVKTTLKPRDVIWFGSKQQRPYTLAVQRSGAAPLSVDGRYVQRGFLPGWLATLLGILLALTITFLMLWIAYKPQVRSAATEKLQEAGANTLAPPGPSAAGEPSPAPSPPLAPPAEPAPSKAPEGSGGGGGGGGGGGGAAKPPAGEQKPGPQTVNNVLLRLKPAKVCADLPGAGAADRGAPGNTATCNPGTQDNQLWNVELVSKNAGPYGAALFQIRNVKSGHCLDLPGGFGEKPTGTEVDVFGCNGNISGNQLWWLEKKDDDSYWIRNHTSNGRCLDWTGPSTAATSARLRLRINDCRKGEDLWQILNPTQPNWQALRPVP, from the coding sequence GTGAGCCTTTGGACTTCTTTGGAACCTGCCTCCGCGACCGTGGATCCGGGCGGCAGCACCACCGTTCGGTTGCGGCTGCGCAACACCGGTGATGTCGTCGACGAGTACCTCTTCGAGCCGGTCGGCGACATCGCACCGTGGACCACCGTGGAACCGGCCACGCTCCGCCTGTATCCGGGGACCACGGGGACGGTGGAGCTGACGTTCGCGCCACCGCGCACGCCCGACGCGACGGCCGGCCCGAACCCGTACGCCGTACGCATCACACCGACCGAGCACCCCGAGGCGGTCACCGTTCCCGAGGGCAACCTCACCATCACTCCGTTCACCGAGGTACGCGCGGAGCTGGTCCCGCCCACCGTCAAGGGCCGCTTCCGCGGACGCCCCAGGCTCGCCATCGACAACGTCGGCAACACCACGCTCACCGCGTCCATCAGCGGCAGCGACAACGGCGACGAGCTCTCGTACGACATCCGGCCGAGCAACGTCCAGATCCAGCCGGGCCGCGCCGCGTTCGTGAAGACGACGCTCAAGCCACGCGACGTCATCTGGTTCGGTTCGAAGCAGCAGCGGCCGTACACGCTGGCCGTGCAACGCTCGGGGGCGGCCCCGCTGAGCGTCGACGGCAGGTACGTCCAGCGCGGGTTCCTGCCCGGCTGGCTCGCCACCCTCCTCGGAATCCTCCTGGCACTCACCATCACGTTCCTGATGCTCTGGATCGCGTACAAGCCCCAAGTCCGCAGCGCCGCCACGGAGAAGCTCCAAGAGGCCGGTGCGAATACGCTCGCGCCGCCTGGTCCGAGTGCCGCCGGGGAGCCCAGCCCCGCACCGTCGCCCCCCTTGGCCCCGCCTGCCGAACCGGCTCCGTCGAAGGCTCCTGAGGGCTCCGGCGGGGGCGGCGGAGGCGGAGGCGGCGGGGGAGGTGCCGCGAAGCCCCCGGCGGGCGAGCAGAAACCCGGGCCGCAGACCGTGAACAACGTCCTGCTGAGGCTCAAGCCGGCCAAGGTGTGCGCCGACCTCCCGGGCGCAGGCGCGGCCGACCGGGGTGCTCCGGGCAACACGGCCACCTGCAATCCCGGCACGCAGGACAACCAGCTCTGGAACGTGGAGCTGGTGAGCAAGAACGCGGGGCCCTACGGTGCCGCCCTGTTCCAGATCCGCAACGTCAAGAGCGGACACTGCCTGGACCTGCCGGGCGGGTTCGGCGAGAAGCCCACCGGCACCGAGGTGGACGTGTTCGGCTGCAATGGCAACATCAGCGGAAACCAGCTGTGGTGGCTGGAGAAGAAGGACGACGATTCCTACTGGATTCGCAACCACACGAGCAACGGCCGGTGCCTGGACTGGACGGGCCCCAGCACGGCCGCCACGTCGGCCAGGCTCAGGCTGAGGATCAATGACTGCCGCAAGGGTGAGGATCTGTGGCAGATCCTCAACCCCACTCAGCCGAACTGGCAGGCCCTCCGCCCCGTCCCCTGA